One Phocaeicola dorei genomic region harbors:
- a CDS encoding relaxase/mobilization nuclease domain-containing protein, whose translation MIAKASAIQHGQAMTNYATKNNRADIVKTNHLSEGLPPMGMWDEMVLHQSMFKQRYAKKPIELTSIRFELSPSEEEARNWTMEDWRRFLDEFIREMDGISKVNHIGKKKGKAATLVKPTNIANSQYFAALHRDSKSGIPHLHLVVNRIDMDGNLNDVKFIGERAVMAAKAVNQHHGWKDAMEIRQERIAEVTKACMDVLRSMPFFDWDEYAERLKAKGYDIELIRDKTGQGRVRGYRFKFGRTTIKASELGVGRNLTASKIGNTFRKLHPQTTPVAVGQRPSSPVPNATTLDSRNTAMPSGKSRTVDDGKHVLPARLRKIIEVDGERFNIVMPRTAYDTMNGCIEVPENGSASHNDILNVAMLLFMDYLDAATSMSESCGGGGSPGSGWGRDKDDDDREWARRCAMQANTLCKPIKRGMRR comes from the coding sequence ATGATAGCAAAAGCATCAGCGATTCAGCATGGGCAGGCAATGACCAATTACGCAACCAAGAACAACCGTGCGGACATCGTCAAGACCAACCATCTTAGCGAGGGTCTGCCGCCTATGGGCATGTGGGACGAAATGGTGCTGCATCAGTCCATGTTCAAGCAGAGGTATGCCAAGAAGCCCATCGAACTGACGTCCATCCGCTTTGAGCTTTCACCATCTGAGGAAGAGGCACGCAACTGGACGATGGAAGACTGGAGGAGATTCCTTGACGAGTTCATCCGTGAGATGGATGGCATCTCCAAGGTGAACCACATCGGGAAGAAGAAGGGCAAGGCTGCAACTTTGGTCAAGCCTACCAACATAGCCAACTCGCAGTATTTCGCCGCCCTTCACCGTGACTCCAAGAGTGGTATTCCCCACCTGCATCTGGTGGTGAACCGCATCGACATGGATGGCAATCTCAATGATGTGAAGTTCATTGGTGAGCGTGCCGTGATGGCTGCGAAAGCCGTCAATCAGCATCATGGATGGAAGGATGCCATGGAAATTCGTCAGGAGCGTATTGCAGAGGTGACCAAAGCATGTATGGATGTGCTGCGCTCAATGCCGTTCTTTGACTGGGATGAATATGCCGAACGGTTGAAGGCAAAGGGATATGACATCGAGCTTATCCGTGACAAGACTGGTCAAGGCAGGGTGCGTGGCTATCGCTTCAAGTTCGGCAGAACGACCATCAAGGCATCAGAACTTGGTGTAGGCAGGAATCTCACAGCATCGAAAATCGGGAATACCTTCCGTAAACTGCACCCACAGACAACCCCTGTTGCAGTTGGTCAAAGACCTTCGTCACCTGTTCCAAACGCTACTACATTGGACAGCAGAAACACGGCAATGCCAAGTGGTAAGTCCCGAACAGTCGATGATGGCAAACATGTCCTTCCAGCCAGATTGAGGAAGATTATTGAAGTCGATGGCGAGCGTTTCAACATAGTCATGCCAAGAACTGCATACGACACGATGAACGGTTGTATCGAAGTACCTGAGAATGGATCTGCAAGCCACAATGACATTCTAAATGTGGCGATGCTGCTCTTCATGGACTACCTTGATGCTGCCACATCGATGTCTGAGTCCTGTGGTGGCGGTGGCAGTCCTGGCAGTGGTTGGGGACGTGATAAGGACGATGATGACCGTGAATGGGCAAGACGCTGCGCAATGCAAGCAAACACACTCTGCAAGCCGATAAAGAGAGGCATGAGACGATAA
- a CDS encoding plasmid mobilization protein produces the protein MAKDKNNTTEKTSKKRPPKTRHIDVRFTEEEYNEVVHNARLSGRSKSTYLHDLGIGHKPSLPMTEGQEEALKGLIGARSELVYVRNALHALPQTERLKLFKRADFMERWLQGINTLIEELSRIRDKFLDML, from the coding sequence ATGGCAAAAGACAAGAATAACACCACGGAGAAGACCTCAAAGAAGAGACCTCCGAAGACCAGACACATTGACGTTCGTTTCACAGAAGAAGAATACAATGAGGTAGTGCATAATGCCCGATTGTCAGGCAGGAGCAAGAGCACCTATCTCCATGACTTAGGCATCGGACACAAACCTTCCCTACCCATGACCGAAGGGCAGGAGGAAGCCTTGAAGGGCTTAATCGGGGCAAGGTCTGAACTGGTTTATGTGCGCAATGCACTTCATGCCCTGCCACAGACTGAGAGACTGAAACTATTCAAGAGAGCTGACTTCATGGAGCGTTGGCTTCAAGGCATCAACACCCTGATAGAGGAACTGAGCCGCATTAGGGACAAATTCTTAGATATGTTATGA